TACAATACTTCTGTCAGGAATAAAATACTACACATCGCTTTGTTTATGTCACTGAACTTCTTTTTTGCAGTTACTATACACATTtgtcttttgtgtgtgtttttagctCTGCAGGTAGTGTTTGGATCTCTGTACCGGGATGATGTTCTGATCAAGCCCAGCAGGGTGGTCAGTATCCTAGCAGCAGCTTGTATGCTCCAACTGGTCAGTAGATGGTCATTATCACACTTCAGTATATTTTACATGGAATGTAACTGTATACaatgtagtgatgatggtgatatgTGTGAGTTGAAAGTTGCTGGAATGGAATTTTCTGAATGATAATAGATAGTCAAAGCCATGCCTTTGTGTCTTTGCAGGATGGTCTGATCCAGCAATGTGGCGAGACAATGAAAGAGAACGTCAGTGTCAAGACTGTGTGTGGCTATTACTCCTCTGCCAGCATCTACGGCCTGGACTCTGTTATGAAGAAGTAAGCCCCATCATTACACTCCTATTGAATAATATTACACATTTTAATTATTTTTGTCTCGCTCTCTACATGCTTATGCTTGTGTGTCTCCTGCAGGTGTCAGGAATGGCTCCTCAATAACCTCATGACCCATCAGAATGTTGACCTGATGAAGGAGCTAGGGTGCGTCTCTTTAATGTTTTCATATTCTTCCCTAAGgcttatacactatatatacaaaagtatgtggacccttcaaattagtggatttggctatttcagccatacctgttgctgacaggtgtataaaattgagcacacagccatgcaatctccatagacaaacatttacagtagaatggccttactgcagcgctcagtgactttcaacgtggcaccgtcataggatgacaccttcccaacaagtcagttcatcaaatttgtgccctgctagagctaccccggtcaactgtaagtcaCTCCACGAGTTCCaagctgcctctggaagcaacgtaaGCACAAGAACTGTTGTACATACTGGTAATAGAGGCTACGTGTTGTGTGGTCAGTGAGCAGGGTGTGTGCTGTATCTGCAGAGCGGACGTGATGGAACCGCTGATCCAGTCGTCTGACCTCTTCGTCATGCAGGTGGAGATGGACGTCTACACAGCCCTGAAAAAGGTACTACTGCAGCGTTTTGGGCTGTCTACTGTAAGGAAGACCGTTGATTTACCTCCCCCTTCCCCATTCTTTTGTTCTCATTCATACCCTCTCTTTGTAactctgcctctcctcagtgGATGTTCCTGCAGCTCAATCCATCCTGGGACGGTCCCATCAAGCAACTGCTGGCTGACGCTGACACCTGGCTTTGCAAACGTAGAACTGGTACGTTCTGTTCCACAGTGCATGTCACAGTGAGCTACAAGCCTATCTGAACAAGGGATTGTAGAATAGACAGACGCTGACTGACCAGTCTTTTCTAATGAACCATACATGCATGCTGTTGCAGAGTTGGGAGAGGAGGAGCCCTTCTTAAAAACAGAGGACGGCGCTCCCTTTACTCCAGTCTTCAGACATGTGCGCCTTCAATACATCATCAACGACCTGGCGTCTGCACGCATCCTGGAGAGAGACAATATTCTCCCACCCGGTAAGGTTGATGAATGGCTAGTGGTTTATGTTTCACATTCACTTAACTGTTTTTGTAGTAATTTTTGATCTACTCTGTACAACGCCTCATACCACAGATTGGCTGACTTCTGTGTACAAGAGCCAGTGGTTTGCCATGCTACGGACGGAGCACGACAATGACAATGGGTGAGAACTGGAGCTCCAAACCAGCAACATGACAACATTAATGCCAATCTGCCACTTTCAGTTACTGAAAATATATTTCCGCTAGAATAGAGCTCGacagcttgtagtcctaaaacccGGAAATTAATTACCTCTGGTTCGTTCGGCCGTCCCTATGGCGGAAATTAATGGGGAAAGAATAGGGTTTTGGAATAAACTCTGAGATAATCAGAGCTTTATTCATTATGACCTTTATGtgctttgttttttttattaCATAAATGCTTCAGAATTCACAAAGTGACGTTAGCTGACGAAGATAATTtcacagaacaaaacatataccacagaccttattttccACGTTTAACCAAAATACATTAATTTCTACGTAGGCATTGTCCAATGAACCATGGCAGAGTTGGTGCCTACAAAAAGACGACATTACTATTTCTTTCTCTAGTAAGACGTGTGTTTGTAGTCCACAGGATGCCAACAAGGAGGAGTTTGAGTCAAGCAGTATGAGGTGTGGCAGGAAACTGACCAAAGATGGAGATGTGAGTCAAACCATTAGTCTCTGTGTAATAAGGAAATCATTTATGATTTATTCTGAATCATATAATAAGCACTTAAAAGCAAAGATAAAATAACAGGATGTTAACTTTTTATTCTTGCTTAGTACTGTTGGCGGTGGACAGGTTTCAACTTTGGCTTTGACCTGCTAGTGACCTACACCAACCGCTTCATAGTGTTCAAGAGGAATACACTGAGCCAGCCATGTGggggagctgtgagtctgcaGCCTCGGAGGCATCTAGcatacaggttagtgttccccgcTGCAGACAGGACCTAGGCTGTGATCAGCACAACATGCATAGGACAGCTACAGATTTCAAAGGTTGGCAATGCATTATGTATGTAGTAGTAATGGTATAATTATGTTCTGTGTAACTGCCATGTGATTTACCTGTGCTCTATCAGGACTAGCCCTCACCTGTCATTCGCTGTTCGTCTATGTTCAGGTTACGCCTGGCCTCCTTTGATAACAGTGGGAAGCTGGTGTGTAGTCGATCCACTGGTTACCAGCTTCTCACCCTGGAGAAAGACCAGGTCAGTCAGACCACACACAATCCATGTTCTGAAACTTTCCTCCCCTCTTGAAATGAACACCTTGGTCTCAAGTATTGCCTGAAACGGATGAAACAATTATGGCTGTAACTTACATTCTGTTCCTGTTCCTTTTCCAGGAGTATGTGGTGATGAACCTGGACAGTCGGCTCTTGTCGTTCCCCCTCTACGTGTGCTGTAACTTCCAGTACACATCTCCTCATATGGACCGCCGTCCTGATGCCCCTGAACCAGAGAGCAGTGCCCGCAGTGTATCCTGATATCAGCTCCACACCCTCAACCAGTCCCCTCTCTGACCACAGGCTGTGGCCCACAGCTTCTACCCCACACAACCCTGGCATCTGCATGCTCTTTAGCCCAATCTATTGTGTTTTGGGGTATGttgttttacaaaaatattaattGTTCTTCAGTTGTCATGGTTAATATTTGATTTCATTCATTTGATATGCctttttatattatttatttggCTTTTTTTAATTAAAGAAATGTACACTGCCAATGAATAGTCCACACCAGTGGGCTGTGGTGCTATCAGAAGTGTGACCATGGTCATCTCTCCCAGGGAATGATCAGTTACTAGTTCTGTACATCCATTACTATCCTCTTATGTAATTACTAACGCATACAGTATTGCTAATTGAGTATGTTGGCCACTAGTGGGTCTGAATTAGATGTGAATTTCAAATACCTATGGCAGAATATGGTGCTGCTTTTAAACTTTCAAAATTACTTTAATTTCTAGTCTACATTTTGGATAATTGTAATATACCTGCCTTAATGTATTGTAAGATTATTTTGGACCAAAGTGGCATGGCAGTCTTTGACAAAAGTTTACTGATCTGTCAGTTTCCTCAACAGTGGGGTCTTACCTTTACACTTTGCAGTCATTCATATCGTACTATTCGTATTGCTGCATTGtcgaaggaacctgcaagtaagcattttgttGGACAGTGTATACCATGTATCTTGTACATATGACTAACTTGTGCTGTAATATCCTCACTGAAATGCTGTCAATTAGTTCACCATTAGTGTCTGCATACATTTGTACATTATACAGGTTTCACTATGCTGTACATGGTTAGTTATTAAAACTGGTGTTTTCAAAAgctgtataatgtgtgtgttgcATTACTATTCACTTTTATTAATTGCCAAAAGACACAGCTAGAATAAGAATTTCAGGCTGAAAGATATTACCAATGCAATTCCACCCTTCTTGCCATTGTTGACATTTTTATATAAAAACTGAGGAGAATCACAGAACGGGTTGCAGATATTAAGAAGACAGTCACTGAGGCAGAATAAAGACAATCATACAACAGCTAGGTTATCAGGAAATGTAATAAATTACCCTCACACACAGTTCACATAGCAGTATTTTGATGTTAGACAATTCTGTAATGTCACAGGCCTGCTGAGAACATTCATCTGGCATGTCTCTGGTCTAAGTTAAACCAATAAACAGTAAGTGCTCCACACAAACATGTAGGCCAACCAGTTTGCAAGGGATCTGTAGTTTCTTCTGACTGAGCAGCGGTATAT
The sequence above is drawn from the Oncorhynchus gorbuscha isolate QuinsamMale2020 ecotype Even-year linkage group LG11, OgorEven_v1.0, whole genome shotgun sequence genome and encodes:
- the LOC124048851 gene encoding germ cell-less protein-like 1 isoform X2, producing the protein MGTLGSRMQASSQDPEEAVETACASGKHGCECRKRKRTAHCDCDSEPDEEDALLDTPRRKKLKSTSKYIYQTLFLNGENSDIRICALGQEWNLHKVYLCQSGYFSSMFSGSWKESNMMVIPLEIPDQNIDTEALQVVFGSLYRDDVLIKPSRVVSILAAACMLQLDGLIQQCGETMKENVSVKTVCGYYSSASIYGLDSVMKKCQEWLLNNLMTHQNVDLMKELGADVMEPLIQSSDLFVMQVEMDVYTALKKWMFLQLNPSWDGPIKQLLADADTWLCKRRTELGEEEPFLKTEDGAPFTPVFRHVRLQYIINDLASARILERDNILPPDWLTSVYKSQWFAMLRTEHDNDNGPQDANKEEFESSSMRCGRKLTKDGDYCWRWTGFNFGFDLLVTYTNRFIVFKRNTLSQPCGGAVSLQPRRHLAYRLRLASFDNSGKLVCSRSTGYQLLTLEKDQEYVVMNLDSRLLSFPLYVCCNFQYTSPHMDRRPDAPEPESSARSVS
- the LOC124048851 gene encoding germ cell-less protein-like 1 isoform X3, with product MDASAERGNGLHTVTVTVSLMRKMPYWTHHGGEKSHTQLHEHRKKLKSTSKYIYQTLFLNGENSDIRICALGQEWNLHKVYLCQSGYFSSMFSGSWKESNMMVIPLEIPDQNIDTEALQVVFGSLYRDDVLIKPSRVVSILAAACMLQLDGLIQQCGETMKENVSVKTVCGYYSSASIYGLDSVMKKCQEWLLNNLMTHQNVDLMKELGEQGVCCICRADVMEPLIQSSDLFVMQVEMDVYTALKKWMFLQLNPSWDGPIKQLLADADTWLCKRRTELGEEEPFLKTEDGAPFTPVFRHVRLQYIINDLASARILERDNILPPDWLTSVYKSQWFAMLRTEHDNDNGPQDANKEEFESSSMRCGRKLTKDGDYCWRWTGFNFGFDLLVTYTNRFIVFKRNTLSQPCGGAVSLQPRRHLAYRLRLASFDNSGKLVCSRSTGYQLLTLEKDQEYVVMNLDSRLLSFPLYVCCNFQYTSPHMDRRPDAPEPESSARSVS
- the LOC124048851 gene encoding germ cell-less protein-like 1 isoform X1 → MGTLGSRMQASSQDPEEAVETACASGKHGCECRKRKRTAHCDCDSEPDEEDALLDTPRRKKLKSTSKYIYQTLFLNGENSDIRICALGQEWNLHKVYLCQSGYFSSMFSGSWKESNMMVIPLEIPDQNIDTEALQVVFGSLYRDDVLIKPSRVVSILAAACMLQLDGLIQQCGETMKENVSVKTVCGYYSSASIYGLDSVMKKCQEWLLNNLMTHQNVDLMKELGEQGVCCICRADVMEPLIQSSDLFVMQVEMDVYTALKKWMFLQLNPSWDGPIKQLLADADTWLCKRRTELGEEEPFLKTEDGAPFTPVFRHVRLQYIINDLASARILERDNILPPDWLTSVYKSQWFAMLRTEHDNDNGPQDANKEEFESSSMRCGRKLTKDGDYCWRWTGFNFGFDLLVTYTNRFIVFKRNTLSQPCGGAVSLQPRRHLAYRLRLASFDNSGKLVCSRSTGYQLLTLEKDQEYVVMNLDSRLLSFPLYVCCNFQYTSPHMDRRPDAPEPESSARSVS